One genomic segment of Ricinus communis isolate WT05 ecotype wild-type chromosome 3, ASM1957865v1, whole genome shotgun sequence includes these proteins:
- the LOC8265223 gene encoding probable protein phosphatase 2C 59 isoform X2, with the protein MGYLNSVLSNSNQVHADDAPVSGGGLSQNGKFSYGYASSPGKRSSMEDFYETRIDGVDGEIVGLFGVFDGHGGARAAEYVKRNLFSNLISHPKFISDTKSAIADAYNHTDSEFLKSENNQNRDAGSTASTAILVGDRLLVANVGDSRAVICRGGNAIAVSRDHKPDQTDERQRIEDAGGFVMWAGTWRVGGVLAVSRAFGDKLLKQYVVADPEIQEEKIDSSLEFLILASDGLWDVVTNEEAVEMTRPIEDPEQAARSLLQEAYQRGSADNITCVVVRFLANQAATSRGTAAVTSV; encoded by the exons ATGGGATACCTAAATTCAGTACTGTCTAATTCAAATCAGGTTCATGCTGATGATGCGCCTGTTAGCGGTGGTGGTCTcag TCAAAATGGGAAGTTCAGTTATGGATATGCAAGCTCTCCAGGGAAAAGATCTTCCATGGAAGATTTCTATGAGACAAGAATTGATGGTGTTGATGGAGAGATAGTTGGCCTGTTTGGAGTTTTTGACg GTCATGGAGGTGCACGTGCAGCTGAATATGTGAAACGAAACCTTTTCAGTAATCTGATCAGTCATCCAAAGTTCATTTCAGATACAAAATCTGCTATAG CTGATGCATACAATCACACAGACTCAGAATTTTTGAAATCAGAAAATAATCAGAATCGTGATGCTGGATCAACTGCGTCCACTGCCATTCTTGTCGGTGATCGTTTACTTGTTGCAAATGTTGGAGACTCCAGAGCTGTCATATGCCGGGGTGGAAATG CTATTGCTGTTTCTCGAGATCACAAGCCAGACCAAACTGATGAGAGGCAACGGATTGAGGATGCTGGAGGATTTGTGATGTGGGCAG GGACTTGGAGAGTTGGTGGAGTTCTTGCTGTCTCCCGTGCATTTGGTGATAAGCTTTTGAAGCAGTATGTTGTTGCTGATCCAGAAATTCAG GAGGAAAAAATTGACAGTTCGCTTGAGTTTCTTATCCTTGCAAGTGATGGACTCTGGGACGTTGTGACCAATGAG gAAGCTGTTGAAATGACCAGACCAATCGAGGATCCTGAGCAAGCGGCAAGGAGTTTGCTGCAGGAGGCATACCAGAGAGGCAGTGCGGACAACATTACCTGTGTTGTTGTCCGATTTTTAGCAAATCAAGCTGCAACTTCTCGTGGGACTGCTGCTGTTACTTCCGTGTGA
- the LOC8265223 gene encoding probable protein phosphatase 2C 59 isoform X1: MGYLNSVLSNSNQVHADDAPVSGGGLSCLFLYQNGKFSYGYASSPGKRSSMEDFYETRIDGVDGEIVGLFGVFDGHGGARAAEYVKRNLFSNLISHPKFISDTKSAIADAYNHTDSEFLKSENNQNRDAGSTASTAILVGDRLLVANVGDSRAVICRGGNAIAVSRDHKPDQTDERQRIEDAGGFVMWAGTWRVGGVLAVSRAFGDKLLKQYVVADPEIQEEKIDSSLEFLILASDGLWDVVTNEEAVEMTRPIEDPEQAARSLLQEAYQRGSADNITCVVVRFLANQAATSRGTAAVTSV, translated from the exons ATGGGATACCTAAATTCAGTACTGTCTAATTCAAATCAGGTTCATGCTGATGATGCGCCTGTTAGCGGTGGTGGTCTcag CTGTTTATTTCTATA TCAAAATGGGAAGTTCAGTTATGGATATGCAAGCTCTCCAGGGAAAAGATCTTCCATGGAAGATTTCTATGAGACAAGAATTGATGGTGTTGATGGAGAGATAGTTGGCCTGTTTGGAGTTTTTGACg GTCATGGAGGTGCACGTGCAGCTGAATATGTGAAACGAAACCTTTTCAGTAATCTGATCAGTCATCCAAAGTTCATTTCAGATACAAAATCTGCTATAG CTGATGCATACAATCACACAGACTCAGAATTTTTGAAATCAGAAAATAATCAGAATCGTGATGCTGGATCAACTGCGTCCACTGCCATTCTTGTCGGTGATCGTTTACTTGTTGCAAATGTTGGAGACTCCAGAGCTGTCATATGCCGGGGTGGAAATG CTATTGCTGTTTCTCGAGATCACAAGCCAGACCAAACTGATGAGAGGCAACGGATTGAGGATGCTGGAGGATTTGTGATGTGGGCAG GGACTTGGAGAGTTGGTGGAGTTCTTGCTGTCTCCCGTGCATTTGGTGATAAGCTTTTGAAGCAGTATGTTGTTGCTGATCCAGAAATTCAG GAGGAAAAAATTGACAGTTCGCTTGAGTTTCTTATCCTTGCAAGTGATGGACTCTGGGACGTTGTGACCAATGAG gAAGCTGTTGAAATGACCAGACCAATCGAGGATCCTGAGCAAGCGGCAAGGAGTTTGCTGCAGGAGGCATACCAGAGAGGCAGTGCGGACAACATTACCTGTGTTGTTGTCCGATTTTTAGCAAATCAAGCTGCAACTTCTCGTGGGACTGCTGCTGTTACTTCCGTGTGA
- the LOC8265223 gene encoding probable protein phosphatase 2C 59 isoform X3, which produces MRQTHLISHIGMNLELLLRESQNGKFSYGYASSPGKRSSMEDFYETRIDGVDGEIVGLFGVFDGHGGARAAEYVKRNLFSNLISHPKFISDTKSAIADAYNHTDSEFLKSENNQNRDAGSTASTAILVGDRLLVANVGDSRAVICRGGNAIAVSRDHKPDQTDERQRIEDAGGFVMWAGTWRVGGVLAVSRAFGDKLLKQYVVADPEIQEEKIDSSLEFLILASDGLWDVVTNEEAVEMTRPIEDPEQAARSLLQEAYQRGSADNITCVVVRFLANQAATSRGTAAVTSV; this is translated from the exons ATGAGACAAACACATCTTATTTCACATATTGGAATGAATTTGGAACTCCTCTTGCGAGAAAG TCAAAATGGGAAGTTCAGTTATGGATATGCAAGCTCTCCAGGGAAAAGATCTTCCATGGAAGATTTCTATGAGACAAGAATTGATGGTGTTGATGGAGAGATAGTTGGCCTGTTTGGAGTTTTTGACg GTCATGGAGGTGCACGTGCAGCTGAATATGTGAAACGAAACCTTTTCAGTAATCTGATCAGTCATCCAAAGTTCATTTCAGATACAAAATCTGCTATAG CTGATGCATACAATCACACAGACTCAGAATTTTTGAAATCAGAAAATAATCAGAATCGTGATGCTGGATCAACTGCGTCCACTGCCATTCTTGTCGGTGATCGTTTACTTGTTGCAAATGTTGGAGACTCCAGAGCTGTCATATGCCGGGGTGGAAATG CTATTGCTGTTTCTCGAGATCACAAGCCAGACCAAACTGATGAGAGGCAACGGATTGAGGATGCTGGAGGATTTGTGATGTGGGCAG GGACTTGGAGAGTTGGTGGAGTTCTTGCTGTCTCCCGTGCATTTGGTGATAAGCTTTTGAAGCAGTATGTTGTTGCTGATCCAGAAATTCAG GAGGAAAAAATTGACAGTTCGCTTGAGTTTCTTATCCTTGCAAGTGATGGACTCTGGGACGTTGTGACCAATGAG gAAGCTGTTGAAATGACCAGACCAATCGAGGATCCTGAGCAAGCGGCAAGGAGTTTGCTGCAGGAGGCATACCAGAGAGGCAGTGCGGACAACATTACCTGTGTTGTTGTCCGATTTTTAGCAAATCAAGCTGCAACTTCTCGTGGGACTGCTGCTGTTACTTCCGTGTGA
- the LOC8265222 gene encoding zinc finger protein CONSTANS-LIKE 4, with protein sequence MASKLCDSCKSATATLFCRPDSAFLCINCDSKIHAANKLASRHARVLICEVCEQAPAHVTCKADAAALCVTCDRDIHSANPLARRHERVPITPFYDSVSSVNNKPNAVNLLDDRYFSDVDGDAADVSREEAEAASWLLPNPPNTKLVENSDPNTGQYVFSDMDPYLDLDYGPGDPKLEAQEQNSSGTDGVVPVKSSKNVQAPFVNDNCFELDFTGSKPFPYGYNAQCLSNSVSSSSLDVGVVPDGGDISNPYSKSTMESVQQLSAVDREARVLRYREKRKNRKFEKTIRYASRKAYAETRPRIKGRFAKRTDIDVEADRSSSINAFGVVPSF encoded by the exons ATGGCTTCGAAGCTCTGTGATTCATGCAAATCGGCGACGGCAACTCTCTTTTGCCGACCAGACTCCGCGTTTCTTTGCATCAATTGCGACTCCAAAATCCACGCTGCTAACAAACTCGCTTCACGCCACGCTCGTGTCCTTATTTGTGAAGTCTGCGAGCAAGCTCCAGCTCACGTCACCTGCAAAGCCGACGCTGCAGCACTCTGCGTCACTTGCGACCGGGACATCCACTCTGCTAATCCTCTAGCACGCCGTCACGAGCGTGTTCCTATTACTCCCTTCTACGATTCCGTCTCCTCTGTCAATAACAAACCTAACGCCGTCAATCTCCTTGACGACCGTTACTTCTCAGACGTTGATGGCGACGCTGCCGATGTTAGTAGAGAAGAAGCTGAAGCAGCATCGTGGCTACTTCCAAATCCTCCAAACACTAAGCTTGTGGAGAATTCGGATCCAAATACGGGTCAGTATGTTTTCTCGGATATGGATCCGTACCTGGATCTGGATTACGGACCTGGAGATCCTAAACTTGAAGCGCAGGAGCAGAACAGTTCCGGAACAGACGGCGTTGTTCCGGTTAAGAGTAGTAAAAACGTTCAAGCTCCGTTTGTTAACGACAACTGCTTTGAGCTTGACTTCACTGGATCCAAGCCTTTTCCTTACGGTTATAACGCACAATGCCTTAGCAATAGC GTATCATCGTCATCGCTAGACGTCGGAGTGGTGCCAGACGGCGGGGATATATCGAATCCGTATAGCAAATCGACGATGGAGTCAGTCCAGCAGCTATCGGCAGTTGACAGAGAAGCCAGGGTATTAAGGTACAGAGAGAAAAGGAAGAACAGAAAGTTCGAGAAAACAATTAGATACGCGTCGCGAAAAGCTTACGCCGAAACAAGACCAAGAATCAAAGGAAGATTCGCGAAACGTACAGATATAGACGTCGAAGCTGATCGTAGTAGTAGTATCAACGCATTCGGCGTCGTTCCGTCGTTTTAA